Below is a genomic region from Desulfobacter sp..
CCCTATGATATTCTGCGGATGAAAAACGCATTGGGCATGAGTTCCCAGGCCTTTTTACGTAATTACACCACCCGGCACAACGGTCCTGGAACCGGGCTGCCGGTTGTGGGGTTCAAACCGAACCCGGCCACGGGGCACACCTGCCCTTTTGTCTCTGAAAGCGGATGCACGGTGTATGAGGACCGACCGGGTTCGTGCCGACTGTATCCTCTGGCCCGGGCCATTTCCCGGGATCGGAATACGGGGGTGATCCATGAGTATTATGCCTTGATTGAAGAGGACCATTGCAAGGGGGAGGTAGAACCCGAGGCCGGCCCCAGCGTCGGTCAGTGGCTTGAGGGGCAGAAGGTGGCCGAACACAACCGCGAAAATGATAAGCTGATCGAACTGATCAGTTTAAAGAATCAGATCATCCCGGGTGAGCTGGAAGGGGCGGAGTCTGATATTGTTTACATGGCCCTCTACGATTTGGATGAATTCAGGGAGGCCATTTTTAATCGGGATCTGCTCAAGGATATATCTATTGATCCGGGCCTGATGGAAAAAATTAAAATAGATGATTTGTCCCTTTTGGACTTTGGGATGGCCTGGGTAAAATACCAATTGTTTGGCCGGGATCTGGATATCTGAATATGAAAATCCAAGGGAAAACAGCCCTGGTTCTCGGGGCGGTCAAAGGGATAGGTAAAGGCATTGGCCTGGCCCTGGCAGACCAGGGCTGCCGTCTTGTTCTCACCCGCCATGACTGGGAAGAGGCATACGAGGCCATGGAAAAATCCTTTTCCGACTCAGGGGCGGAGTATTCTATTTGCAAGGCAGACCTTCGCAGCCCCCAGGCGGTTGAGGCCCTTGCTGAATTTATTAAAAAAAAATACGGCAGCCTTGATATATTGATCAACAATATTGAGCGGGGCGGGTGGCCCACGGTCCACGGTGCCTATGTGGAAGACCAGTGGGACCTGGAAATGGAAACCACCCTCAAGGCCAAGCGCTGGGTCTTTGAATCCATGCTGCCGCTGCTCAAGACCTCAAAAGAGGCTGTGGTCATCAATCTGTCTTCCGTTGCAGGGATTGTAGGCAGGACCGGGCCTGCCGCTCTGGTCTTTAACGACGGCTATGCCGCAGCCAACAGGGCGGTGTCTTCTTTTACCGAAATCTGGGCCAGGATGGGGGCGCCCAATGTCCGGGTGAATGAACTCATGCTGGGTCTGTTTGAAACCCGTCATGCCCAGGGTACCCGGGGGTGGAAAGAGGTGCTCACTGATGAGGAGAAACAATCCCTTGTCCGGCATACCCTGGTAGGTCGTACCGGCACGGTGGAAGATGTGGTCAAGGCCATTAATTTTATCATTAAAGAGGCGCCTTATATGACCGGAAGTGTGCTGAGGCTGGACGGCGGCTTTGTGCTGGCCGGTGAACCTGTGCTCCCCATGCCCCAGGGTATTGTCTAAAATCTGGGAGAAAAATGTCACGGGGATATCAATTTTTTTGAAGGATAAAGATTGTCTGTCATTTTGGTTTGACAGTATATAATAAGGAGATCATTTGGTGACATTACGGCAGCTTGAATTGTTTCTTGCCCTGGTAAAAGCCCCCCATCTGAGCCAGGTCGCAAAGGATTACGGATTGACCCAATCTGCAGTGTCCATGGCTATCAAGGCCCTTGAGGAGACCCTGGGCAAGCCTTTGTTTGACCGGATTCATAAACGGCTGGTGATCAATGAGAACGGCCGGTATTTTTACAGAATGGTTGACCCTCTGGTCTTTGGTCTTCGGGAAAGTGAAATGATGTTCAGGGATCAGGATCTGCTCGGAGATATCAAGATCGGTGCCAGTTCTTCCATTGCCAATTATATTCTGCCCCAGATCATCTATGAGTTTGCCGAGCAGTACGGCGGGGTTCGGCTGGAAAAAATCACAGGGAATACCGAAGAAATCGGAAGACTCATCGAAGACGGAGATGTGGATATCGGTTTTGTGGAAGCTGACTATGCAAGCACTGAGATCGAGCGCAAGGTTCTGGGGCTGGATGAGCTTTATGTGGTTACCGGGGATAGGGATCTGGTCAGGGACGAAGAGTACAATCTGGACGAACTTTTGTCCAAGCGATGGATACTCAGGGAAGAAGGGTCGGGAACCCGTGAGGTTTTTCTTCATTATATGGAAAAGTATAAAAAGCGGTTTAGGCCTTTTTTAGAGGTGGGTCACACAGAGGCGGTGAAATCAGTCCTGAGGAATAAGGGGGCTGTCAGCTGTCTTTCCAGAATATCGGTTATGAACGAATTAAGTGCCGGCCAATTGTTTCGTCTAAAGATAAGGGATTTCAAGTTCACCCGGTCTTTTTATACCATCTGGCATAAAAATAAGTATTTCAGTTCTGTGCTCCAGGCCTTTCTCTTTTATACAAAAGAACGGTACAAGGCTGTATACGAAAGTCAGACACATATTCATTAGGCGGGTCAGGGATCCCCAACGTTGGGGCGTCATGGTCGGTTTTGCCGCCAAGTAAATGCACAAGGGCCTGGAAAAATGGTTAAAATTTCCAGGCCCTTTTTGCGGCGGTTAATCCTGGTATTTGAATGACACCCTTAAACTGGCCCTGAACTGGGCGGGCTTGCCGTTTTCAACTTTGATATCCAGTTTATTGACCTCGGCAATGCGCAAGTCCCTCAAAGAAGAGCTTGCCTTTTCAATGGCGGTTGCAGCAGCATCTTCCCAGGATGTGGGGCTGGATCCCACAAGATCGATAATTTTGTAAACACTTTCACCCATGATTACCTCCTTAAACATAAAAAATTAAATTATACGGACGGTATAGGGAAACTGAAGATGTGATGTTTTTGAGACTGAAAACAGATCGGAATGGTTAAGATTATATAAGATTTGCCCGGGTGTCAAACAGAAGGGCCGCGGCATGGGTTGACAAATGTCACCGCATGGTGATATTAACCGGACATGAACAAGAAAGCGCCGGTTGTTATCCGGGATAAAATGATCACTAGAAAAAGGCTGATTTCTGCTGTGGGCAGCATCCTTGGCCGAGAAGGGTTCAAGGGGATCGGCGTCAATGCCGTTGCCCGGGAGGCAGGGGTGGATAAGGTATTGATTTACCGGTATTTTGGGGGGCTGCCCGGTCTGATTGCCGCCTTTGGAAAGGAGGGCGATTTTTGGCCCTCTGCCCTGGAAATGGCCGGAGGAGATATCAAAGCCTTTTCCCGGCTCTCTTTGGAAAAAAGGCTTTCTTCTTTTTCCCGGTATTTTATTTCAGCCTTAAGAAAGCGGCCGGTGACGTTGAATATCATGGCCTGGGAAATGGTGGAGGTCAACGACCTGACCCGGGAGCTTGAAGCGGTCAGGGAAAAAAGTATTCTGGAGTTTTTCAAGCTTTTTTTTAGGACAAATCAGAACGCAGATCAGATTCAGACCGGTATGATGCTGGTCGGGGCTGCCTTGAGTTATCTGTTGATCCGTTCAGACCATATTGAGGTATACGGCGGTCTTGGACTTACCACAGATGAAGACTGGGAACGGATTCAGTCGGGCGTCGAAACCATTGTCAAGGGGATTGTAAATTTCAACAGGATAAATCTGTCCTGATTTTTTTTGTTTTAAAAAGTCACTGATAGGTGACAAATAGGGGGGCGTATGAACAGAAGGATGTTTTTAAAGCAGAATATGGCGGCGGCCGCTCTTTTTTTGGGGGCAGGCCAGACAATCACCGGATGTGGGAGGAATTTTCGGCAAACCCTGATGGATTCTTCATTGCCGCCGGGTGGCCGGGGGCTGCAGCAAAAAGGTCTTGGTCCAAAGGAATGGGCAATACTTTACCATGCCTCTCTTGCGCCAAGCGGTCATAACAGCCAGCCCTGGTGTGTCCGGATTAACGATCCCCGTGAGTGGGTGGTGGGGGCGGATCAAAAAAGAGGCTTAAAGGTGGTGGATCCGGAAAACCGTGAGATGTTATTGTCCATTGGTGCGTTTTTGGAAAACCTGGTTCAGGCGGCAAAAAGTTACGGGTATGATCCCCGGGTTAAGGTGATTGGCCGGAGTCGGTTTGACCAGGACCTTGCCCGTGTCAGGCTTTTGGCTATTGTTCCAAACCAGGCCTCCTTGTCCCGGATTACACTCAGGAGAACGGTCAAGTCCAACTTGAAGCCTGGGGAGATCGGCAGCGCTGATATTAAAGCCTTTAACAAAGCGGTTGGAGACGGGTTTTATTATTTCCCCCGGAACTCCGGCCATGGACGGCTTATGGCCGAGTCGGCCGTGGAAAATTTTAAACGCCAATTTGAAAATAAAGCGGCCATGGAAGAGGCGGCGTTTTGGACACGGCTGTCGGATCGTGATGCCAAGAAATTCAGGGACGGATTGACCACGGACGGAATGGAGATCAACGGTGTGATTGGATGGGGGGTGCGAACCTTTATGAAATCCAGGGATGTAACCGGTGAAACCTGGCGGAAAAAGGCGGTTGAAAAGGTGGCCGCCCAGGCGGGTCAGGGTGGTGGATGGGTGGTGATTACAAGCCGCGGAAACTCGGTGGCCGACCTGATAGATACCGGCCGCAGATTCCAGCGCATGGCCTTGCTGGCCCGGGAAAGAAATATCGGTATCCACCCCATGACCCAGTCTCTGGAAGAGCCCCATGGTCAAAAAACCATTCAAGAGAACCACGATGCATCCATGGTTCCCCAGTTCATGCTCCGGGTGGGGTATCTGGATCAGTATCCTGATCCGGTCAGTCTAAGGCGGCCGGTGCATTGGTTTTTGGTCTGATTATTTTATGATGTCCAGGGGTTTTGGCTGGCTGAGACGGTCTTTTTCCTGGGCCTGGATGGCAGTGATGGCAACGGTATTAATGATGTCCGCCACAAGACAGCCCCGGCTCAGGTCATTCACGGGCTTGTTCAGCCCCTGGAGTACAGGGCCGACAGCCACGGCTCCCGAAGACCGCTGAACCGCCTTGTATGTATTATTTCCGGTGTTCAGATCAGGAAAGATTAATACGGTGGCTTTTCCTGCCACAGGAGAGTCGGGCAGTTTTGTTTTGGCAACGTGGGGGTCTACGGCCGCATCGTATTGAATGGGGCCTTCCACAAGCAGGCCCCTTTGATTTTGTCTGACCATGTCCGTGGCTTCTCTGACCTTGTCCACATCCTTTCCTTTGCCAGAAGTACCGGTTGAATAGGAGAGCATGGCAATCCTCGGTTCAATGCCGAATATGCCTGCGGTCTCTGCCGAGGTTATGGCAATCTCGGCCAGCTCCCGGGCATCTGGATCCGGGTTGACGGCACAATCCCCGTAGGCCAGGACCTTGTCCCACAAACACATGAAAAAGAGGCTGGAAACCGGTGTGGAGCGCTGTTTAGCCTTGATGATCTCAAAGGCCGGCTTGATGGTGGCCGCAGTGCTGTGGATCGATCCTGACACCATCCCGTCTACATGGCCCATCTGGACCATCATGGTGCCGAAATAGTTGACGTCGCAGATCTGGTCCCGGGCATTTTCAATGGTCATGCCCTTGTGCTTCCTTAACTCATAATAGGTTTGGGCGTAGGGCTCTAAATGGGAAGAGTTCAGGGGGTCAATGATTTCAAATTTTCCCATGCGCAGACCCATCTTGTTGATTTTGCGCTTGATTTTTCTGGGGTTGCCAAGGAGGGTGATTTCTACGATTTCACGCCTCAGCAGGGTTTCCACGGCAAGCAATACCCTGTCTTCGGTCCCTTCGGGCAGGACGATTCTTTTTTTAAATTCCCTGGCTTTTTGAATCAGGTCGTATT
It encodes:
- a CDS encoding LysR family transcriptional regulator, translated to MTLRQLELFLALVKAPHLSQVAKDYGLTQSAVSMAIKALEETLGKPLFDRIHKRLVINENGRYFYRMVDPLVFGLRESEMMFRDQDLLGDIKIGASSSIANYILPQIIYEFAEQYGGVRLEKITGNTEEIGRLIEDGDVDIGFVEADYASTEIERKVLGLDELYVVTGDRDLVRDEEYNLDELLSKRWILREEGSGTREVFLHYMEKYKKRFRPFLEVGHTEAVKSVLRNKGAVSCLSRISVMNELSAGQLFRLKIRDFKFTRSFYTIWHKNKYFSSVLQAFLFYTKERYKAVYESQTHIH
- a CDS encoding SDR family oxidoreductase, with product MKIQGKTALVLGAVKGIGKGIGLALADQGCRLVLTRHDWEEAYEAMEKSFSDSGAEYSICKADLRSPQAVEALAEFIKKKYGSLDILINNIERGGWPTVHGAYVEDQWDLEMETTLKAKRWVFESMLPLLKTSKEAVVINLSSVAGIVGRTGPAALVFNDGYAAANRAVSSFTEIWARMGAPNVRVNELMLGLFETRHAQGTRGWKEVLTDEEKQSLVRHTLVGRTGTVEDVVKAINFIIKEAPYMTGSVLRLDGGFVLAGEPVLPMPQGIV
- a CDS encoding YkgJ family cysteine cluster protein, with product MKEDMIPVALGDPMGFNCSSENSCFNECCRDLNQALSPYDILRMKNALGMSSQAFLRNYTTRHNGPGTGLPVVGFKPNPATGHTCPFVSESGCTVYEDRPGSCRLYPLARAISRDRNTGVIHEYYALIEEDHCKGEVEPEAGPSVGQWLEGQKVAEHNRENDKLIELISLKNQIIPGELEGAESDIVYMALYDLDEFREAIFNRDLLKDISIDPGLMEKIKIDDLSLLDFGMAWVKYQLFGRDLDI
- a CDS encoding nitroreductase; translation: MDSSLPPGGRGLQQKGLGPKEWAILYHASLAPSGHNSQPWCVRINDPREWVVGADQKRGLKVVDPENREMLLSIGAFLENLVQAAKSYGYDPRVKVIGRSRFDQDLARVRLLAIVPNQASLSRITLRRTVKSNLKPGEIGSADIKAFNKAVGDGFYYFPRNSGHGRLMAESAVENFKRQFENKAAMEEAAFWTRLSDRDAKKFRDGLTTDGMEINGVIGWGVRTFMKSRDVTGETWRKKAVEKVAAQAGQGGGWVVITSRGNSVADLIDTGRRFQRMALLARERNIGIHPMTQSLEEPHGQKTIQENHDASMVPQFMLRVGYLDQYPDPVSLRRPVHWFLV
- a CDS encoding dodecin domain-containing protein; translated protein: MGESVYKIIDLVGSSPTSWEDAAATAIEKASSSLRDLRIAEVNKLDIKVENGKPAQFRASLRVSFKYQD
- a CDS encoding TetR/AcrR family transcriptional regulator gives rise to the protein MTRKRLISAVGSILGREGFKGIGVNAVAREAGVDKVLIYRYFGGLPGLIAAFGKEGDFWPSALEMAGGDIKAFSRLSLEKRLSSFSRYFISALRKRPVTLNIMAWEMVEVNDLTRELEAVREKSILEFFKLFFRTNQNADQIQTGMMLVGAALSYLLIRSDHIEVYGGLGLTTDEDWERIQSGVETIVKGIVNFNRINLS